A stretch of DNA from Telopea speciosissima isolate NSW1024214 ecotype Mountain lineage chromosome 5, Tspe_v1, whole genome shotgun sequence:
GTGGCGAGAACTTATTGGCAGTGGAGCCACGCAAGTAGGGGTAGAACAGCGACTCAAAGACCCGTAGCATAGAGTATGCAGGGGATTTATTGAATAACGTGTGAAAAGGAGAATCCTTATCCAAAACCTTTGAAGGTAATCGATTAATCAAGAATACAGCAGAGGAAAAAGCCTCTACCCAGTACCGATGAGGTACAAAAGTAGCATACATCATTGCTAGCCCCAACTCGACAATATGCCTATGTTTTCTTTCTGCCACACTATTCTGCTCTGGAGTGTTAGGACAAGAGACAGTGTTTACAATACCACAATGCcgtaaatgaataaaaaaatccttgTCTGAAAATTTACCCCCACCATCACATTGAAAAGCCTTTAGTTTAGTGCCAAATTGTCTTTCTACCATGGATTGGAATTCCAAAAATATagcaaaaaaattagatttccTCTTAAGAGGATACAACTAAGTATAGCGTGAGAAATCACCAATGAATAtgacataaaaacaaaaatgttgCACACTATCAACAAGGACTTTACCCCACAAATCACAGTGGATACGATCTAAAGGAGCATCACAACGAGTAAATGAATTGAGCAATGGTAATTTTCTACTCTTACTAAGCTCACAGCTAGAACACAAAGTTTTAGATCTCTGGGTTACAGAAATTAAACCCTTATTAAGTAGAAAATGAACTATCCGGCCCTATGGATGGCCTAACTGCTAGTGCCAAACATCTTCAGTGGCAGACTGAAATCGAGAAGAGAAAAATGCCAAAAGATCTTGATCAGTGTGAGGCTGTACTCCAGATGGAGCAGCAAAGGTGTATAGACCACCATTGTTATTCCCCGATGCCAAAATCTTCTTGGACGGAAGATCCTTAATCACAAAACCATTTGCATCAAATTCAAAAGAACATGGAAAATCTTTGGTTAATTGAGAAACAGAGCAGGTTTTTCTTAATATCAGGGACCAAAAGAACATTCTTAAGAGGCAATGAAGTAGTACCAGTTGTAATACTGCCATTTCCAATATGTGTAATGGGAAGTTGAATTCCATTTCCTACCATTACTTTGCTAGAACCATTATACGGAGTGAGTGAATGAAGTATACCTGATGCAGCAGTGACATGAGTAGTAGCTCCTGTATCAGGGAACCACTCTGAGTCTTGAGAATTCTTGAGATGAAGAGCAGTGAGAGCTTGAGGTATATCATCTGGCTAATAACTATTATCAAATCGACCGTAGCATTTTAGCGCACCGTGGCCATGCTTGTGGCAGATCTGGCACTTGATGGTGGACCAGTTGAAGGAACCTTTGTAGTTCTGCTGAGAGGTATTGGAAGAACCTTTGTCACCACGATTTTCTTTGTCATCAGAGGTTGTAGCCCTGGAATTCTGTATAAAACCATGACCACGAGATGTGAAAGAGCCAGAGCTACGTCGTCCTCTCCCACGATTAGAACGTCCTTCAAACCGAGAAGTCTTGGCCCCAAGAAATGCAACATGAGAACCGACAGAATCAGAAGAGGTTAGATTACCTCGATTCCGGAGTTCATGACTGTGGAGCAGAGGAACTAGTTCTTGATAACTAGGAACAGGTGACTTCAGCATGGTAGTTGCAAAGTTCTCATAAGCAGAACTAAGATTCGTCAATAGCAGGAAAACCTTTCGCTGATCTTCAACTGGTTTGCCGATTGAGCTGAGTTGATTGCAAATGTTCTTGAACTCGATCAAGAACGCCGAGGGAGATGTAGAATCATCTTTCTTCAGGAAGTGGAGTTTAGACAGTAACTCAAACTCTCGTGCCTCGGATGCTTGTGAGAAGGCAACGACAAGAGCACTCCACAGATCGGAAGCAGTCTTGATTCCAACTGCAAGTCCAAGAACTTCTTCCAAAAGGGTTCCAGTGATCCAGGCTTTCACAAGCCGATCTGTACGAATCCATGACTGATAGTCTAGATTCACGATCGTTTTTCCATCTGGATCTATGGATTCACGAGGCGGTGGCATGCATTCGCCATTGATGAACCCAGGCAAATCTTGCCTTTCGATCAGAGACAGCATTTGTGTCTCCCAAAGCAAGAAATTAGTCTGTGTAAGCTTGAGAGTGACAAAATTAGCTACATTGAGTGTGCACGGATAAGGAAACACCATTGAAGAATCAACCATTAGCAGCTGTGATTGAGTTATCAGCTACAAGCGTGAGAGGTCAGCTCTGTTCTACTCTGATACCATAcgagaaacagaaacagagacGATGAATTGTGAGTTCTCTCAGAATGAGAGTAACCCTAAGAGATTATCATTTATATACTAGAAATAATAAGTGTAATACAACCCCAGTATATCACAAGATTTACAGTAAATGCCACTATTTGTCCTACTTTACACCTGGCTGATCTAATACTCTAACAATCGGATGGTTGTACCAATGCTCATAATGAAGGAATTCCTTTTTCACCAtaggtgaagggaaactcgatctttcaaataatcccaaatctACAAGTTTGAAGATTGATTCAATTTATGAAAGAATTATTGAACAAATTTTTTGAACTTTACTATAGGAAGAGAGATCAACACAACGCCTGAGTGTAGTTTTCCATCAATGAGgagatgaaaagaaaatgagtaAAGTCCATATGTGAGATGCGAGAGAACATGCGCAAGAATCTACACACTTACATCGTgggcttctttttctctctactAAATTTATCAACTATGACTAAGATTGGATAATATTTTAAAGAGAATCAGTTGAGGCATAAATACAGTGCTTATGTAGTATTTAGATTCACATATTTATGTTCCCTTCACAATTCCCACTTTGGCCTGTGCTTGTGTGCTTGTCCCTGCCAAGGCCATTACCACCGGTCCACCACCCAAAAAGAAGATACCCATGGTGGTGCTGATGGTGATATGCCCCAATGAGAGAATTGGAGTGATTACTCCCACAGTACACTCACTTCCCAGTTCccactctcaactctcaagtccCACCAGGCCACCACTCTCCTTTCCTAACTTATAAATtaaagaagatgatggaagcAATGTGCAAGGCACAAAAACTCAGCACAGAGCCAGAGAGAATCTCGATGAGTAGAGTAGAGTAGGATTAAAGCCGAAACACACGTGACGAAAgccactctttctctctctccttgaagctgtcctcctttttgtttgaaCGCAATCATTCAAAGAACCagacaaccaccaccaccgtcgTCTTTTCACCTTCTCGTTCTGCTTCCCTTCTTCTGTTTTAatccatttatttattaaaacagAGCACTacgaattttcttcttctttcttttctgttttgtcAATCTAGAGATGGAAAAAAAGATGTTAAGATTTTCTCTCCTAatattgtttctttttcttctactggGTATCTGCAATTTCTCTGTGGCTGCAGGGGTTGAAAAGGAATTAGTGCCGAAGTTGGAGAAGAGGACCTTCATCGTCCACATGGCAAGGTCCAAAATGCCGGCGAGCTTCGACGAGCACACACAATGGTACGCCTCGAATCTGAAATCTGTGTCGGAATCAGCAGAAATGCTCTACACATACAACAACGTCATCCATGGCTTCTCCACTCGGCTCACGGACCAGGAGGCAAAGTCACTCGAAGGCCTACATGGGATTCTCGCCGTCTTGCCTCAAGTGAGATACGAGCTTCATACCACTCGGACTCCCGAGTTTCTGGGGCTCAACAAGTACGAAGGGTTAATGCCCGAATCTGCCTCGGCGAGCGAGATTATAGTCGGAGTTCTTGACACAGGTGTCTGGCCTGAAAGCCAGAGCTTCGACGACAAGGGACTCGGCCCTGTACCGAGTAATTGGAAAGGCCAGTGCGAGGAAGGTAACAACTTCAACGCCTCAAGTTGTAACCGGAAACTGATCGGAGCGAGATTTTTCTCCAAAGGATACGAGGCCACGCTGGGTCCCATTGATGAAACCAAAGAATCGAAATCGCCGAGGGATGATGACGGCCACGGCACCCACACGTCGACCACGGCGGCAGGTTCAGTTGTGGAAGACGCGAGCCTCTTCGGGTACGCCCAAGGAGTAGCACGAGGCATGGCCTCACATGGCAGAGTTGCTGTCTATAAGGTGTGCTGGATGGGAGGATGTTTCAGTACAGACATTATGGCTGGAATGGATAAAGCCATAGAAGATGGGGTGAACGTCATCTCCATGTCGCTGGGCGGTGGGATGACCGATTACTACAGAGACAGTATCGCCATGGGAGCTTTTGCTGCTATGGAGAGAGGCATTCTCGTGTCTTGCTCCGCTGGAAACGCCGGCCCTTCTCCCTACAGCTTATCCAACGTCGCCCCTTGGATAACCACTGTTGGTGCGGGAACCTTGGACCGTGACTTCCCTGCGTATGTTACGCTCGGCAACGGCAAAAACTTCTCCGGAGTGTCTCTCTACAGTGGAAACCAATTGTCTAATTCGTTACTACCGCTCATCTACGCCGGCAACGCCAGCAACGTTTCCAACGGGAATTTGTGCATGACGGAAACTTTGATACCGTCCAAAGTTGCCGGAAAGATCGTTTTGTGTGATCGGGGAGTCAATGCTAGGGTTCAGAAAGGAGCCGTGGTAAAACAAGCCGGTGGTGTAGGGATGATTCTTGCCAACACGGCTACCAACGGAGAAGAGCTTGTCGCCGACGCCCATCTCTTGCCGGCAACAACGGTGGGTGAGAAGGCCGGTGACTTGATAAAGCAGTATCTCTCCTCAGATACTAATCCGACGGCCTCGATTGTTTTCAGAGGCACAAAAGTGGGGATTCAACCATCACCGGTGGTTGCAGCGTTCAGTTCGAGAGGACCAAATTCGATCACGCAGGAGATACTCAAACCGGACATTCTCGCACCAGGTGTCAACATCCTAGCGGGATGGACAGGTGCTGTAGGACCTACTGGCCTATCCACTGACACGAGACGGGTTGGATTCAACATCATATCAGGTACATCGATGTCATGCCCACACGTGAGCGGTGTCGCAGCGCTCCTCAAGGCGGCGCAACCTGATTGGAGCCCCGGAGCCATCCGTTCGGCCCTCATGACAACAGCCTACACCACCTACAAAACTGGCGCAAAGATAGAAGACCTCGCTACAGGAAGTGCAGCAACGCCGTTCGATTACGGAGCAGGACACGTGGATCCAGTTACTGCCCTTGATCCGGGTCTCGTCTATGACCTCACCGTCGATGATTACATTGGTTTCCTCTGCGCTTTAAACTACAGCGAAACACAGATCTCACTCGTGGCGAAGAGGAACTTCACGTGCGATACGAACAAGAAGTACAGCGTCACTGATCTCAACTACCCTTCTTTCAGTGTCGTGCTCCAGACAGCAATTGATGGCGGTGGCGGTAGCGGTAGCGGTAGCGGTAGCAGTACCAGTAAGTCGACCGTCGTTAAGCATACAAGGACGCTGACGAATGTGGGCAGCCCTGGAACGTATAAGGTGTCCTTATCTTCAGAGACGCAGTCGGTGAAGATATCTGTTCAACCTGAATCTTTGACTTTCAGTGCAGCAAATGAGAAGAAGATGTACACAGTAACGTTCACTGCAACTTCGATGCCTTCAGGGACGAACAGCTTTGGTCATCTCGAATGGTCCGACGGCAAGCATATCGTGGGTAGCCCTATTGCATTTAGTTGGACGTGATCAAGTATAAATGCTTTCAGTTTACTTGTTAATGGCCCAGAAGTAGAAGGTTGAAATGCCCTGTTATTAATTTATTCTCTGTTTAGATATATTATCCGGCCAGCAAAGAAGGTCGGTTTAGTGTTTGATGTTTGTTCTCTGAGAAGAAGGAAACACGAAAATCCAGAAAAAGAGAATGGAATGGTTTCTCACTCGCTCAGTCTACAGATTGGAGATTAAAGTCTAGAACACTTTCAATTGGATGGATGATGAAATGAATGCCGTCATTAATTGGGGCATTTAAAATGTAGAATATACAGTCGATATTAAAGAGTTTGTTGGAATGGAAAACCCACACTTGACAAATAGCAGGAACTAGGCACCGCCATTTTTTCCAAACCAGATCTTGGTGAAGATGAACAAGTACAGAACAAAGAACTTTAACCAAGGCCGGTAATGAGGAAagattcaaagttcaaacccgGTATCCAAGAAATCTCTTTGTTTCCCAAAGTCTGCTTTCTTTGATGATAAAAAAccacaaacaagtaaagaaaaatcattattttgATATAATCCACTCgttttttcaattaaaacctCCAAAAAACCAGAGATTCTTGAGAAAGCTATACTTTATCTCTctgattcctctttttttttgtcctcCGACAGATTGATTCCATGATTTCTGGCAGATCCAAAACATAACCAGGATTCAGGGGTGTCACTATCAATCCCAACGGAAGCGCCCAAGTTTTAAATCCTTgatttgaagtttgggccaaTGAGTTTGGTTTTAGTAATGCAGGAACTCTCGTTTAAGAATCTGGGAACATAGCAAATCTGACTGCAGACCAGAACTGCATTTGAGAATTGGGCCTTGGGAGGTGGTCCAGCCCATGGTTTTCCAAAGTTTTTAGTTGGGTTGAGTTTTGGGCTAATTTTGGATCATACAACCAGCATTGCTCGAACAAATTGATGTATGTGACAAAAccaaagtttcaaaaaaaaataaaataaaatcggGAATCGAATTGATTAGTGCCGATTCTGATCCGGAATCGGCTAGATTATTCACGGTTGATTTAGATAAGAATAAATGGATTTAACAATAAACGTAAAGCAATAGCTTTGATTTGTCTTGTGATTTTCGAAAACATCACCTCTCATTATTCAACGGAGACCTTTGGGAGTTCTAATATGGagtagtgatttgattcagattgaagaaactaaaagagTCAAGGGAAGACCTAAAATGAACTAGAGAAGctgtgaggaaagacatgcataccttaggccttgtatcaaataTGACTTTGAAAAGAGgtgattggagggcaatgatcTATGTAACCGATCCCATTTCATTGGGATAAAGCTGGGTTGTCGTATTTTCTGTTTCCATTGAGTTGGGGGAGTCCGTATTAATAACTGGAGTACTATACAaaatgcatggacatacatgagaTGCTTGCCAGTACAAAAAGAGTTATTTGATTGATTACTTTATAATTTGACTAGTGGTTGATCTAAACCAAGTTTTCTTTATTCAAATGTAAGAATGGACATGTCAATAATCTATCGACTTCGTTTTTTTTGTCTTGTCTTTTTCTGGGACTATCCTAATCAAGGGGCCATGGCCAACTAGAGTGAAGAGGGGAAGACAAGGCTAAAGCAAGCCAACAAATCTACAACTACcaaggggagggagagagagagagagagagagaaatggtgCCTTAATATGGCACAAATGTGACCAGAAGAGTCGAACCCATGAcctctttggggggggggggggaaagcaTTTCAACCGACAAACTTCCAACCAACCGAGCTAACAATGGATCAAAATTTATCAACTTTCATTGTGGTTAGGCAACAACATCGAATAATGGACATGGAGGAAGCGCCCAGGTGAGCTGTTGTGAGAGTCGACAAGGTCTCGTGACGTTGCCAAATTTGAAACTCTCATAGACATTGTCGTCGATGGCATTCACTAGTCAttagcatggtttgaggaatcacaATCAAATCACCCGAATTGGCCGAGGGCGGTACCGATTCTCGGGTGATCCCATTTTAGCGAATCGATAtggaccaagggtaaaaaagtagaaaaaaatatatatatacactgaAAGCTAGGGGCAAATCTGTCCAATACAAACCGATCCTGATCGATAGGATTTGAATCGGCCAAGACCAATAGTCCAATCCCAATTCCTAAAACCGTCTTCACTGGTCACTCCTCTAATGCaagcatggttttaaaaatcaggaCTCCGATCGTTGAATCGGCTGATTCATATAGGAACCAGCTGTAATCGATGCCGATTCAccctcaaaaccctagaaatttccCTGTTTTGGGATCTATAGACCGATTCCTAGAGTTTTTGAAAGTCGATTCCGACCGATCCGGATCAGAATCGTTGTTGGAATCGTCCGTCTAAGAAAATGCAAACCGCGAAACACGGtcacacacccacaccccatAAAGAAAGTGAAGTCTCTGCTCGCAGCGGACGCACACTGGAACGCCCTCTTTCCCTCTAATCTCTCTCGGCTGGTTATTTCGCCATGGATACAGGTCATCAGGAAGCATTTGACGTCCTTGTTAACGCAGGTTATTATTCATcgatcttcattttttattagatATTAAATTAAGAACGACACCAGAGGTGCCCTCATTTTAGGGTCTTGCTCTCTTGTTTCTAAAATGCTTCTCCCTCAAGTAGTTTCATAAATTCTTCAGAACTTTGGTTTAAATTGATTCAGAATTTCAGAACTTTGGTTTGAATTGATTTAGAACTTCAGAAACTCTGTTACTAAATCATGAAACCCTTTGTTACACGGACTGCTTtaatttgtagaagaaaaagggagcAATAGCTTCCTAATCACAACCAACATTTCATAAATTAGTTGATTAATTAGTCAAAAGGTACAAGAATTTGCACCATTATGCTGCTGCAATGCAGGAATGTGATTTGAGGATATTGTAGAACGCTATAAGGAGGGCTATATATGCATGCATATACTTCTTCATACCTTCTCAATCTCCCATCTCCCACTAACACCTATAATTGCCATTCCATCTAGTCAGCTACAAGAATCTAAACTAAAACCCCTTCCCTTCATGAAACCATAATTATGTTCCATTATATCTTGAAAtcccttattattttttgtctaGAATACCTATAGACAAGTACCTTAAACTCACTCATCTTCCTTTCTTAACAACAGTGTAAACCCACCCTTCACTCTAGTTCATCTAAATCCTAAGCATATCTAGCTATAAGCCTATATACCTTTAGTTTCTACCATAGCTTGGTGTCTAGACGACATCTTGATCCTTGTGTTTATTGATATAAGATTCTAAAAATGCTGCATTGGTCCAGTATCTCTTCATGTAAAAACCTTGAGGTGATGAACTGAACACTAGCATGAGCCACACAGATTTGGCATGGTGAAATTAATTTGAACCAATGCTACCAAATTAAACTCCTTGGTGCTCATGCCGGCTGTGGTTGGTGAAGCCATTGCTGTTCGACTGGCTCTGTCATCTGCTCGTCAGTTAGGCCTTTCGAAGGTGTCAATCTATTCTTATTGCTTGGTCCTTGTTCCATGCCTATCAgaccccccttccccccctccctctaGTATCTCCTCCATTTTGTTGGATATCTTAGCTTTGAAATCTGCCTTTGCTTTTTGCTGTTTTGCGCATATTGGTCGGGAGGAGAATGGGTTGGCTCACGCTATTTCTAAGTGGGCCCTATCCTTCCCTCGCCGTGGTTTTTGGGTGACCTCCTTTCCGGGGGACCTTTTGGATATTGTAAAGCTTCTTTTACCAATTGAAATGGaatcttcttccccctcttgAGGGGTTtctgcacccaaaaaaaaaacctctttgGTATCTGACTTTTGATTCATTCCTTTCTTCTATGAAACTGTCATTAAGCATATCATAGTGATGGATTGTATGGATGATTGTCATTGTATTTGTATGGAATTGGTGATATTGGAGATGGATATTGAATGTTGTTGTGCTTTGTCCTTGTTTATGTGGACTCTGATGTTTCTTGGTGCTTGTTTTGGGTTTATACAAAAACAAAGCATGTTGGTTGGATTTTCTACTGGGTTTGTATTGTTATCCAAGTTGGATTAGGCCAAGGCATGATTTGGTACTAAAACTCCTTGTGGCATTGCTGCAATGCTTTTGCGTTTTTCTAATCTTTGGTAGGTTGATGATCTAGAGTGCTGGAGGTATATTATTCAATTTATATGAACTTGTGTAACATTGATGACTGTGCCTTGATGGGCTACATTTTGTGTTTATGCTTTTGACTGGTTTACTCTGGATTTTTATCCCCTGGAATTCCCAGCACGGTATAGTTCCTGCGATTCGCTAACAAGGGGGGGGGCATAATGAGCATTCCActcctgaccgaacactctgcctgggtgtggtccacccccctcttattagaggcacttggGGAACTGTACCAGTCAGGAAATCGTAGGAGATATTTTCCCACAAATTTATTCCTATTGTTAAATGAGATGTTTCTCTCTAGTTTGAATGATGTTCTAGGTTGTTGGTATATTCCAGATTGTGACTGTGGGGCTGTTTGGGCTCAACTGCTTGATGTGTCAATGTGTCATTCTCCCAGGTTTAGATTGGAGCTTCTTGAATGGGAGAACATGCAATTCAGGGTCAacccagcccggcccggcccaatcAGGGTTAATCAGGGTAGGGCCGGGCCTAGGTCGAGCGTTTGTTAGGCTCTGACAGGGCCAGGCTGGGCTTGGGCCGACTTTAAGACCCCTAGGGTTGGACTGGGGATTTAACatgcccagcccagcccagcccattgACACCTCTAATTGAGAGTAGTATTGAGATGGATTCCCTGGAATTGAGATGAAATCTGTCTATGTTTTAGATGATTCAGATTGTCTTTTTATAATCTGTACCTAGATGTTGTTTCCTATTTGGCAAACCTATAAGAAGAACAGTGGATTACTATAAGTGCATATTGGATTTGCAAGCCAGTGATCAATGAAATTTGTGTTATCTGAAAAACCTAAAACGGTTTCAGTTTTTATTCTCCTCATGGTGGGCATCAGATTCAGATAGTGGGATTTGGAACTGAGGTTGAGAACCACAAAGAGGAGCGTGATGTACctgagagaaaataatgagaAGTTAAAAGAGGAAAAGGcgttggattttatttttctttgtttatcttATCTTTGTAATGTGTACTCTTCAAGGACAACTTATAGGAACCAAGTGAACAATATTCTTTCTTTAAGTGTACTTTTCAAGGACTATCTCATAGGAACCAAGTGAACAATATTCCTTCAATGAatttatatttcttttcatAGTACAATATCTTTGGACTTAAAAGGGCTGTGATCTAAATAGCATGcattttattgttttgaatCATTTCCCTAGTTAGACCTCTATaaggttggtttttttttttttttttgaatcattTCCCTAGTTGGACCTCTATaagttttatatttatttttttgaatcatTTCCCTAGTTGGACCTCTATAAGTTTGATTTACTCCTACTTTTAAGGGACAATTGGTTGGctcagttcacctcttattaGTTCAACTTTTCTATTTtaaagatgagattttttaatttttaatatttttattgtaattataggcttaaattatttttttatcgaTACCCTTCAAAGTCATGTTTGTTATCAATCCATTTTCCTGTCTCTCaaatgttgtgtttggtatgcattctaggtcgatttcacattctcagacaataaaaacaactatttttatcatccaagaaagcgaaatcaacttagaatgcattccaagaaagcatatcaaacacaacctcAGTCTGTAAAAACATGTATCTTTAATGTATACGTACTACGTATCAATCTGTTCAATGGCTATCGTTGTTTAAGTTCTTATCTTCTCAAGCGTTTCTCTTCAACATATACTTATATTAGAACCATTCCTAAATCCCCTTGAATTTTACAaatcttttctaatttttcattcatccaCCTTAGCATCAtcatctccttttcttcttccaaagcaAAAACACTAATAACAATCTTTGGGTATAAAACTTTTCCATAAACCGAAAATCTCAATCTTAATCACATATTCACACGTATGTAATGTAGACCTCTATAAGTTTGATTTACTCCTACATTTAAGGGACAATTGGCTGGCTCAGTTCACCTCTTGTTAGTTCAACTTTTCTATTTTaaagatgagatttttttaatttttaatatttttattggaatCATAggcttaaattatttttttattgacacccTTCAAAGTTATGTTTGCTATCAATTCATTTTTCAATCTCTCaaatgttgtgtttggtatgcatgctaggtcgatttcacattctcaaacaataaaaacaactattttt
This window harbors:
- the LOC122661072 gene encoding subtilisin-like protease SBT1.7 encodes the protein MLRFSLLILFLFLLLGICNFSVAAGVEKELVPKLEKRTFIVHMARSKMPASFDEHTQWYASNLKSVSESAEMLYTYNNVIHGFSTRLTDQEAKSLEGLHGILAVLPQVRYELHTTRTPEFLGLNKYEGLMPESASASEIIVGVLDTGVWPESQSFDDKGLGPVPSNWKGQCEEGNNFNASSCNRKLIGARFFSKGYEATLGPIDETKESKSPRDDDGHGTHTSTTAAGSVVEDASLFGYAQGVARGMASHGRVAVYKVCWMGGCFSTDIMAGMDKAIEDGVNVISMSLGGGMTDYYRDSIAMGAFAAMERGILVSCSAGNAGPSPYSLSNVAPWITTVGAGTLDRDFPAYVTLGNGKNFSGVSLYSGNQLSNSLLPLIYAGNASNVSNGNLCMTETLIPSKVAGKIVLCDRGVNARVQKGAVVKQAGGVGMILANTATNGEELVADAHLLPATTVGEKAGDLIKQYLSSDTNPTASIVFRGTKVGIQPSPVVAAFSSRGPNSITQEILKPDILAPGVNILAGWTGAVGPTGLSTDTRRVGFNIISGTSMSCPHVSGVAALLKAAQPDWSPGAIRSALMTTAYTTYKTGAKIEDLATGSAATPFDYGAGHVDPVTALDPGLVYDLTVDDYIGFLCALNYSETQISLVAKRNFTCDTNKKYSVTDLNYPSFSVVLQTAIDGGGGSGSGSGSSTSKSTVVKHTRTLTNVGSPGTYKVSLSSETQSVKISVQPESLTFSAANEKKMYTVTFTATSMPSGTNSFGHLEWSDGKHIVGSPIAFSWT